The window CGACGGATATTTCAACGGCCTGCTGGTCTAGTCCGCAATGCATTCGATCGTCACGTCGCGCGGTTACATTGAAGACGCGGATGTCGAAGCTGTGCGGGCCGCAGCGTCGCGTCGATGTCGGTCTTGAACGTGTTGTTGAAGAGGTTGGTATAGAGCTGAAGGCTGTCTCGGCGACGATGTCCACGACCATGCGCGTCGCTTTGCGCACTGGTCGGCCGGCCCCGCGCGGCGAACCGCACGGGGCTCTGTCGCGCAACGAAGTGGAAACGCTTTCGTCCCAACCCTCACAGAAGATCGCGCTGTTTTACCGGGGAGCAAAACGCCCGCTCAAGGCGGGCGGTGACGATGGCCCGCAATGGAGGCGGGAACGTGGGATCGTTCTTTCATCGATGCGATCGAGGCGCGTTGCAACAACTGAAGCGGAACTTTCGACGGCGCCGTGGTTGATGACAGGAGACCTTCCTGTGAGATGCTTCAGTCGGAAATGGTTCGGGCTCGGGCTCGCGTGTAGTCGCGGTAAGCGGCCCTCGACTCCGCGCAAGCGGGGTGTTTGGATGACATGAACGCCCCCATCTGGTCGCAGATTTGCCGCGGCCGCCACGTTTGGACGTCGAAGCATTCGTTTGGATCCGAAGAGCCGTGCGGCATGTTGAGTTTCGGACGTCAAAACACGATGACTTGCTAGGACGTGCTCAATGCCGACATCCCGAAACCGGGCCCTATTAGTGAGCCGCGAATGGAGCACGCAGCTCAAACATGACCGCGCGTTTCTCGGCGTCGCTGCGGTTTCCCATTGTGGGGCAAAGCGGCGATCTGTCCATGGATTGCACGAACTGCCGTTTCACGCTCTGACTAAACTAAACCACGACTACGATCTTCCCGATCTGTTGTCCTCGCTCCATGTAACGATGCGCCTCTGTAATATCTGAGAGGGGGAATATACGATCAATTCTTGGCTTGATCTGCCCACTGACGAGCTTCTCATATACGTAGCGCTTTGCATGCGCAAGCGCTTCGGCGTTGCCGGTGATTGAAAACATCGTGTAGCCCATCATCCGGAAGGGTCTACCCTGCGCTCCTTGGGCCCAGGCCACGAACACCGGAAATGGTGTCAGTTCAGGTGCCAGTGTTCCGTACACCATGATTAGGGCGTCTTGGGCCGTGGCCTTTGCGAGCTCAAGGATGCCCGTTCCCGCAACGGCGTCAAAGATGATCTTCGCACCGACTCCGTTGGAGATCTGCAGGATCCTTGCCGCGATGTCATTCTCTTCGCTGGTCACGATGACATGGTCGGCGCCGGCCGCGAGCAACTCATCTCGCTTATCGGCACTGCGAGAAGTCGCAATAACGATCCCGCCTTCGGCCTTGACGACCTGGATGGCCGCAATGCCAACTGAGCTCGTTGCCGCGGTAAGGACTACATAGTCTCCCTTCGCGACGCGTCCATTATGGACGATAGCGCCGTAGGCGGTAATGTACTGCATCCAAATGCTCGCGCCCTCCTCAAAGGATAGGTGGTCCGGGTAGGCAGCGAGGACATCAGCGGGAACGATTGCGACCTCTCCATAGACCCCGTACTTATTCAGCGGGAACGCTGGCACAGTGGACTGCACGGTGCTCACGAGCTGAGGGTCTACGCCAGGACCTACCGCTTCGACAATACCAGATGCTTCATAGCCGATGTTTGAGGGAAGCTTTGGCTCGAGGAAATATTGACCCTCACGAAACATGACTTCTGCCCGATTGAGGCCAATGGCTTTGACGCGAAGCCGTACCTCGCCCGGTCCCGGGTCGGGCAGCGGTAGTTCGTCGATACGCAGTACGTCCGCGCCACCGGTTTCATGAAAGCGTACGATTTTAACCAGGTCCGAC is drawn from Caballeronia sp. NK8 and contains these coding sequences:
- a CDS encoding zinc-dependent alcohol dehydrogenase family protein, with the translated sequence MSDLVKIVRFHETGGADVLRIDELPLPDPGPGEVRLRVKAIGLNRAEVMFREGQYFLEPKLPSNIGYEASGIVEAVGPGVDPQLVSTVQSTVPAFPLNKYGVYGEVAIVPADVLAAYPDHLSFEEGASIWMQYITAYGAIVHNGRVAKGDYVVLTAATSSVGIAAIQVVKAEGGIVIATSRSADKRDELLAAGADHVIVTSEENDIAARILQISNGVGAKIIFDAVAGTGILELAKATAQDALIMVYGTLAPELTPFPVFVAWAQGAQGRPFRMMGYTMFSITGNAEALAHAKRYVYEKLVSGQIKPRIDRIFPLSDITEAHRYMERGQQIGKIVVVV